In one Bacillus thuringiensis genomic region, the following are encoded:
- a CDS encoding PH domain-containing protein yields MTTLLNKAKNILATDETILFYAACSLDIFIYRSVARPGLLILTNKRLFFYGPDVSKNPIFEEYSFAKISNLKEQKRLFNNQIIFMYDNEWKKIKHIQTNDVSSLIQKIHEQLSK; encoded by the coding sequence ATGACAACCTTACTTAACAAAGCTAAAAACATATTAGCGACTGACGAAACGATATTATTTTACGCAGCATGTTCATTAGACATATTTATTTATCGTTCCGTCGCAAGGCCAGGATTGCTAATTTTAACGAACAAAAGACTATTCTTTTATGGGCCAGATGTAAGTAAGAATCCAATATTTGAAGAGTACTCTTTCGCAAAAATTTCTAATCTAAAAGAACAAAAGCGTCTTTTCAACAATCAAATTATATTTATGTATGATAACGAATGGAAAAAAATAAAACATATTCAAACAAATGATGTGAGCTCCCTCATTCAAAAAATACACGAGCAACTTTCTAAATAA